A genomic segment from Gossypium hirsutum isolate 1008001.06 chromosome D04, Gossypium_hirsutum_v2.1, whole genome shotgun sequence encodes:
- the LOC107898794 gene encoding 40S ribosomal protein S29 has product MGHSNVWNSHPKTYGPGSRACRVCGNPHAIIRKYGLMCCRQCFRSNAKEIGFIKYR; this is encoded by the exons ATGGGTCATTCTAACGTCTGGAACTCTCACCCCAAAACCTACGGCCCTGGCTCTCGCGCATG CCGAGTGTGTGGAAACCCTCATGCCATCATCAGGAAGTACGGGCTCATGTGTTGCAGACAGTGCTTCCGTAGCAATGCCAAGGAAATTGGATTCATTAAG TACCGCTGA
- the LOC107898793 gene encoding FAD-linked sulfhydryl oxidase ERV1 isoform X2, translating into MLVCLVSISRLKPAAPVTKEELGRATWTFLHTLAAQYPENPTRQQKKDVKELMSILSRMYPCQECADHFKEVLRANPVMAGSHDEFSQWLCHVHNVVNRSLGKLIFPCERVDARWGKLDCEQRGCDLQGATSKHIEP; encoded by the exons ATGCTTGTTTGCTTGGTATCGATTTCGAGGCTG AAACCGGCTGCACCGGTGACTAAAGAAGAACTTGGAAGAGCTACTTGGACTTTTCTTCACACTCTTGCTGCCCAG taTCCTGAAAATCCAACAAGGCAGCAAAAGAAGGATGTAAAAGAGCTG ATGTCAATATTATCTCGGATGTACCCCTGCCAGGAATGTGCAGATCACTTCAAAGAAGTTTTGAG GGCAAACCCTGTAATGGCTGGATCTCATGATGAGTTTTCTCAATGGCTCTGTCACGTGCACAACGTTGTTAACAGAAG CCTTGGAAAATTGATATTCCCATGTGAGCGAGTGGATGCAAGGTGGGGCAAGCTAGATTGTGAGCAGCGTGGCTGTGATTTGCAAGGagcaacatcgaagcatatcgaACCCTGA
- the LOC107898793 gene encoding FAD-linked sulfhydryl oxidase ERV1 isoform X1: MKSSVLMRYLAECPNWAFSSIFALFSPPLSLCSCTDMGSENPNPFQALFQTVERFSNCVQTHLANFTQQAHRSLPTKKNPLISISSSINADSPATNTHFLVKKPAAPVTKEELGRATWTFLHTLAAQYPENPTRQQKKDVKELMSILSRMYPCQECADHFKEVLRANPVMAGSHDEFSQWLCHVHNVVNRSLGKLIFPCERVDARWGKLDCEQRGCDLQGATSKHIEP; this comes from the exons ATGAAAAGTAGTGTGCTAATGAGATATTTAGCGGAGTGCCCAAACTGGGCCTTTAGTTCCATATTTGCTCTGTTTTCCCCGCCATTGTCTCTATGTTCATGCACAGATATGGGTTCTGAAAATCCAAATCCTTTCCAAGCTTTGTTCCAAACTGTTGAAAGATTCTCGAATTGTGTCCAAACCCACCTCGCCAATTTCACTCAACAGGCTCATCGTTCATTACCCACCAAGAAAAACCCTCTCATCTCTATTTCATCATCAATAAACGCCGACTCCCCTGCCACAAATACCCATTTTCTTGTCAAG AAACCGGCTGCACCGGTGACTAAAGAAGAACTTGGAAGAGCTACTTGGACTTTTCTTCACACTCTTGCTGCCCAG taTCCTGAAAATCCAACAAGGCAGCAAAAGAAGGATGTAAAAGAGCTG ATGTCAATATTATCTCGGATGTACCCCTGCCAGGAATGTGCAGATCACTTCAAAGAAGTTTTGAG GGCAAACCCTGTAATGGCTGGATCTCATGATGAGTTTTCTCAATGGCTCTGTCACGTGCACAACGTTGTTAACAGAAG CCTTGGAAAATTGATATTCCCATGTGAGCGAGTGGATGCAAGGTGGGGCAAGCTAGATTGTGAGCAGCGTGGCTGTGATTTGCAAGGagcaacatcgaagcatatcgaACCCTGA